A stretch of Bacteroidia bacterium DNA encodes these proteins:
- a CDS encoding dipeptide epimerase encodes MNIQTFPYTFLLNHAFNLAIHRRTTTPAVFLKLELNGITAWGEASLPPYLGETQESVIEFIESFPWKTISPETSVQEFHLYLDQHKSGNNAAKACMDIAWHDFQAKQNQQSCMDFLNILISPTIPSSFTIGIHPPDLVQTIASQNKDFLRFKLKLGGNQDREMIRAIRKISQLPICVDVNQGWSNLDQAQTELEWLATQNVILAEQPFPKEWLEESSKLKSISPIPIFGDESVQRLSDLEFAANAFHGINVKLMKATGILEAKLMIEMAKSLNLKVLLGSMTESSLATQAANCLSPLVDFVDLDGPWLINNNPCPIPSIDHGIIQPSKGWGFGVEPILNKES; translated from the coding sequence ATGAATATACAAACTTTTCCTTATACTTTCTTGCTAAATCATGCATTTAATCTGGCAATTCACAGACGTACTACAACACCCGCCGTTTTTTTGAAGCTGGAATTAAATGGAATTACTGCCTGGGGTGAGGCTTCTCTTCCTCCTTATTTAGGGGAAACCCAGGAAAGTGTGATTGAATTTATTGAATCTTTTCCTTGGAAAACTATTTCCCCGGAAACATCTGTTCAGGAGTTCCATTTATACTTGGATCAACATAAAAGCGGAAATAATGCTGCTAAAGCTTGCATGGATATAGCATGGCACGACTTTCAAGCCAAGCAAAATCAACAGAGTTGCATGGATTTCCTTAATATTCTGATATCACCAACCATTCCATCTTCGTTTACTATTGGCATTCATCCTCCTGATTTGGTTCAAACAATCGCTTCTCAAAACAAGGATTTCCTCCGATTTAAACTAAAATTGGGTGGTAATCAGGATAGGGAGATGATTCGGGCAATTCGAAAGATAAGCCAATTGCCCATTTGTGTAGATGTTAATCAGGGATGGAGTAACCTTGATCAGGCTCAAACTGAATTGGAATGGCTAGCTACTCAAAATGTTATACTGGCAGAACAACCTTTCCCAAAAGAATGGCTGGAAGAAAGTTCTAAATTGAAATCCATCAGCCCAATCCCAATTTTTGGAGATGAATCGGTTCAACGCCTTTCCGATTTGGAATTTGCCGCCAATGCCTTTCACGGAATAAATGTTAAACTGATGAAAGCTACCGGAATTCTAGAGGCTAAGTTGATGATAGAAATGGCTAAATCTCTCAATTTGAAGGTCTTGTTGGGTAGTATGACAGAAAGTTCCCTGGCTACACAGGCCGCCAATTGCCTATCACCTTTGGTCGACTTTGTTGATTTGGATGGGCCATGGCTAATTAATAACAACCCTTGTCCTATTCCTTCTATTGACCATGGCATTATTCAACCATCTAAAGGATGGGGATTTGGAGTAGAACCTATCCTAAACAAAGAAAGCTAA
- a CDS encoding SpoIIE family protein phosphatase, translated as MKNCLLLVLLFLMPKLGISTITKTDSLLKLVDSKKTNGIEEWKIFNELALSYIGNNYDSAKYYAQIGIEKANRLKNDTLVNISYQTLGILYSKSGEDQTAISILHQALKDPSNKLGTKRKGEIYRNLGNSFYHISVFDSSLTYYFNSLAEFKKGKHEKEAAGIFNNIGNVYYFNDAKTALKFYQKALDYYLDVEDYDGQAKGYGNLGLVYSRLHDYKKAVKFSQIALEKALLAKLSPLALSGYYVNLGYSYDELKEYDKAIENILIGLKIREEHKELKGIAVANCMLGSAYFDAKKWEQADSVLTIAVEQVRKMNLRSYQWEVLQTLSILNYRKGKEAKGDSLINLSNSIRDSVMLEEKQMAMNEMETKYETKEKDAKIQLLTQQGEIKDLYLIIAISAFLFLATLTLLIFFILRNNAKKNKLLEVQYKEISKQKKEITDSINYARKIQTALLPKESQVKQLMPKSFVYYKPKDIVSGDFYWIEKVSNNEILLAAVDCTGHGVPGAFMSVIGINLLNSALTEHNITHPSQILNFMNEGIKNALQKSQSIDNLKDGMDLALCKINFDTGRIQFAGANNPMVIIQDSKIALVKGDKLPIGGEFNQGKQYSNHEFTCKSGDRIYLFTDGFGDQFGGSEGKKFKKQRLLNLIESFQHLDLDQQIEKLDTEFNAWKGDQEQVDDVLVIGFQLA; from the coding sequence ATGAAAAACTGTTTGTTGCTTGTACTCCTGTTTTTAATGCCCAAATTGGGAATTAGTACAATCACCAAAACAGATAGCTTATTAAAATTGGTGGATTCCAAGAAAACTAATGGAATTGAAGAATGGAAGATTTTCAATGAATTAGCCTTAAGTTATATTGGAAATAATTATGATTCAGCGAAATACTATGCTCAAATTGGAATTGAAAAAGCAAATAGATTAAAGAACGACACCTTAGTAAACATTTCCTATCAAACCTTGGGAATTTTATATTCGAAAAGTGGGGAGGATCAAACTGCCATTTCCATATTGCATCAGGCCTTAAAGGATCCAAGCAATAAATTAGGAACAAAGCGAAAAGGAGAAATATACAGAAACCTAGGGAATTCATTTTACCACATATCTGTGTTTGATTCCTCCTTGACCTATTACTTCAACTCATTAGCTGAATTCAAAAAAGGAAAACATGAGAAAGAAGCCGCAGGGATATTCAACAACATAGGGAATGTTTATTATTTCAATGATGCAAAAACTGCCTTAAAGTTTTATCAAAAGGCACTTGACTATTATTTGGATGTAGAAGACTATGATGGTCAGGCCAAAGGTTATGGTAACTTAGGGTTGGTTTACAGTCGGCTCCACGACTATAAAAAGGCGGTAAAATTTTCCCAAATTGCTTTAGAAAAAGCCTTGTTAGCAAAGCTTTCTCCCTTGGCTTTATCTGGATACTACGTTAACTTAGGCTATTCGTATGATGAGTTAAAGGAGTATGACAAAGCCATTGAAAATATTTTAATTGGCCTAAAAATAAGAGAAGAACATAAAGAGCTAAAAGGAATAGCAGTGGCCAATTGCATGCTTGGTTCTGCATATTTTGATGCAAAAAAATGGGAGCAAGCCGATAGTGTTTTAACCATTGCTGTTGAGCAAGTTAGGAAAATGAATTTAAGGAGTTATCAATGGGAAGTATTACAAACCTTGTCGATACTCAATTACAGGAAAGGCAAAGAAGCAAAAGGTGATAGTCTAATAAATTTATCCAATTCTATAAGAGATAGTGTTATGTTGGAAGAGAAGCAAATGGCAATGAATGAAATGGAAACTAAATACGAAACGAAGGAAAAAGATGCCAAAATTCAACTTCTAACCCAACAAGGAGAAATTAAGGATTTGTATTTAATAATTGCCATTTCTGCATTTTTATTTTTGGCAACATTAACTCTTTTGATTTTTTTCATTCTAAGAAACAATGCCAAGAAAAACAAGCTATTGGAGGTTCAATACAAGGAAATTTCAAAACAAAAAAAGGAAATAACGGATAGCATTAATTACGCCAGAAAAATACAAACGGCATTATTACCTAAAGAAAGCCAGGTGAAGCAACTAATGCCAAAAAGTTTTGTTTACTATAAGCCAAAAGACATTGTTTCAGGAGATTTTTACTGGATTGAAAAAGTTAGTAATAATGAGATTTTGTTGGCAGCGGTGGATTGCACCGGGCATGGTGTTCCCGGTGCCTTTATGTCGGTAATTGGGATTAATTTACTCAACTCAGCACTTACGGAGCATAACATCACCCATCCTTCCCAAATATTAAATTTTATGAATGAAGGAATAAAAAACGCACTCCAAAAGAGCCAGTCAATAGATAACCTAAAAGACGGGATGGATTTAGCGCTTTGCAAAATCAACTTTGACACTGGGAGAATTCAATTTGCCGGTGCCAACAACCCAATGGTAATTATTCAAGATAGCAAAATAGCCTTAGTTAAGGGTGACAAATTACCTATTGGAGGAGAATTTAACCAAGGAAAACAGTATTCTAACCACGAATTCACTTGTAAGAGCGGTGATCGAATTTATTTATTTACGGATGGTTTTGGGGATCAATTTGGGGGTTCAGAAGGAAAGAAATTCAAGAAACAACGTTTATTAAATTTGATTGAGAGTTTTCAACATCTGGATTTAGACCAACAAATAGAAAAGCTTGATACAGAATTTAATGCCTGGAAAGGAGATCAAGAGCAAGTAGACGATGTTTTGGTCATTGGATTTCAACTTGCTTAG
- a CDS encoding aspartate 1-decarboxylase, protein MRIQVLKSKIHRVKVTEADLDYIGSVTIDENLMDAANLIENEQVHVLNYRNGERFITYVIKGERGSGVICLNGPAALKVSLGDNVIILSYAEMEWEEAKLFKPSVIFPDTATNSLKD, encoded by the coding sequence ATGAGGATACAGGTACTTAAATCCAAAATACACCGGGTAAAGGTAACAGAAGCCGACCTGGATTATATTGGCAGTGTGACCATTGATGAGAACTTAATGGATGCCGCCAATTTGATTGAGAATGAACAAGTTCACGTGTTAAATTATCGAAATGGTGAACGATTTATAACCTATGTAATTAAAGGAGAACGGGGGTCAGGAGTAATTTGCCTGAATGGACCGGCTGCTCTAAAAGTTTCGTTAGGAGATAATGTTATAATCCTTTCCTATGCCGAAATGGAATGGGAAGAAGCAAAGCTATTTAAGCCTTCGGTAATTTTTCCTGACACGGCTACCAATAGCCTAAAAGACTAA
- a CDS encoding flippase-like domain-containing protein: MNSKALSILKYIGLLGIGVGLVFLAFRGINFQEIYFSISNAEYIWLLPSFFFSIIAHYSRAVRWNILIESLGYKTSTSNSFYAVCIGYLANTAVPRLGEVTRCSVLNKTQKAPMDKLIGTVVLERVIDVVIVFILLFSLVGLEYDVFGTFFLELLGSKFGFLKNIWLSVSIGLIAGGLLTFFFFKKWGSRIRSLPFLGKLFVFIEGIWNGLLSIRTINRPYLFIFHSFFVWGMYLLSTMAAFRCLQPTYNLDFGEGLAVIVAGGFGMAAPTPGGIGSYHLLVSEVLTIFGISKADGLAAATLNHLSQTIFIILLGAISFLMLFLQRTKND; the protein is encoded by the coding sequence TTGAATTCGAAAGCCCTTTCCATTCTTAAATACATTGGCCTTTTAGGAATTGGAGTTGGGTTGGTATTTCTTGCTTTTCGAGGAATAAATTTTCAGGAGATTTATTTTAGCATCTCCAATGCCGAATACATTTGGCTGTTGCCATCTTTTTTCTTTTCTATTATTGCTCATTACTCCAGGGCGGTACGATGGAATATCCTGATTGAATCACTAGGATATAAAACTTCCACATCAAATTCCTTCTATGCAGTTTGCATAGGTTATTTAGCCAATACGGCAGTACCTAGGCTAGGAGAAGTTACCAGGTGTTCTGTTTTGAATAAAACCCAAAAGGCTCCAATGGATAAACTAATTGGAACGGTAGTTTTGGAAAGAGTAATTGATGTTGTTATTGTATTTATCCTTTTATTTTCTCTGGTTGGTTTAGAGTACGATGTATTTGGAACATTTTTCTTAGAGTTATTAGGGAGTAAATTTGGCTTTTTGAAGAATATTTGGTTATCCGTTTCCATAGGTTTAATTGCAGGAGGGTTATTGACTTTTTTCTTCTTTAAAAAATGGGGATCTAGAATTCGAAGCTTACCTTTTTTGGGTAAACTATTTGTATTTATTGAAGGGATTTGGAATGGGTTATTAAGCATTAGGACCATCAACAGGCCTTATTTATTCATTTTTCATTCCTTTTTTGTTTGGGGAATGTACTTACTTTCAACCATGGCTGCTTTTCGATGTCTACAACCTACTTACAACCTTGACTTTGGAGAAGGGTTAGCAGTAATTGTAGCCGGAGGGTTTGGAATGGCAGCGCCTACACCGGGAGGAATTGGATCTTATCATTTGTTGGTAAGCGAAGTATTGACCATTTTTGGCATTTCAAAGGCAGATGGCTTGGCTGCAGCAACCTTAAACCACCTGAGTCAAACCATTTTTATCATTCTTTTAGGAGCGATTTCCTTTTTAATGCTCTTTCTTCAACGAACAAAAAATGATTGA
- a CDS encoding adenylyltransferase/cytidyltransferase family protein, with protein MIDYSKHIEGKILTWEQLKKQLEQWNFKDQSVVFTNGCFDIIHQGHIDYLAHAASLGHQLVIGLNSDQSVKRLKGVNRPINSEYSRAKVLASFIFTSAVVIFDEDTPLELINLVKPAKLVKGGDYSLEQVVGKEFAAETILLPFTPGFSTTSTLEKAKNK; from the coding sequence ATGATTGATTATTCAAAACATATTGAAGGCAAAATTCTGACTTGGGAACAACTTAAAAAGCAGTTGGAACAATGGAATTTTAAGGACCAATCAGTTGTTTTCACCAATGGTTGTTTTGATATTATTCATCAGGGACATATTGATTATTTGGCACATGCAGCCAGTTTAGGACATCAACTTGTCATTGGACTCAACAGCGATCAATCAGTAAAGCGACTAAAAGGAGTCAATAGACCCATCAATTCAGAATATTCAAGAGCAAAAGTTTTGGCATCTTTCATTTTCACTTCTGCTGTTGTTATTTTTGATGAAGATACGCCATTGGAATTAATAAATCTGGTTAAACCTGCCAAATTGGTTAAAGGTGGAGATTATTCCTTAGAGCAAGTCGTTGGAAAAGAATTTGCAGCCGAGACCATATTACTTCCATTTACACCTGGTTTTTCGACTACCTCAACCTTAGAAAAGGCAAAAAACAAATAG
- a CDS encoding porin family protein — translation MKNPFKGLIVFCFIPLVVHAQDPFEIDRSKLDTSKRNIKRIVNLSVYYIEQLKKKELPTSEFDAAREYLFKAEMELKEIDKIRINNAKYKLDKAFLIEAKKERDAKLTELATTPLSYFSSEEKSISIGGFVGITGGKYTQPAGILGEYHLSKNWSAGAWLGYFMEQQQIKNSFETKPTYYSVGEKNYKFNYISFGAQGKYRFFNPVHPFLGLPVKHFHLFVTAALGYNLSINRVALQNESYLQNNPSRNGLAYGVWPGIHYQMDDNLGMDLEAGFSNIGYVRFGINWRIFTQQEKEIIPSTRNTSFIK, via the coding sequence ATGAAAAACCCCTTTAAAGGACTGATTGTATTTTGTTTCATTCCTTTGGTAGTCCATGCCCAAGACCCTTTTGAGATTGATCGTTCCAAACTAGACACTAGCAAACGAAACATAAAACGAATTGTCAATTTAAGTGTTTACTATATCGAACAACTCAAAAAAAAGGAACTACCTACCTCTGAATTTGATGCTGCCAGAGAATATTTATTCAAGGCAGAAATGGAATTAAAGGAAATTGACAAAATCAGAATTAACAATGCCAAGTACAAGCTTGATAAGGCTTTCTTAATTGAGGCTAAAAAAGAAAGAGATGCCAAATTAACCGAGTTGGCAACCACCCCTTTGAGTTATTTTTCATCGGAAGAGAAATCAATTTCAATTGGAGGATTTGTTGGAATTACCGGGGGAAAATACACCCAACCTGCTGGTATTTTAGGGGAATATCACTTAAGCAAGAACTGGTCGGCAGGAGCTTGGTTAGGATATTTTATGGAACAGCAACAAATTAAAAATTCATTTGAGACGAAGCCAACCTATTACAGTGTTGGAGAAAAAAACTACAAATTTAATTACATCAGTTTTGGAGCCCAGGGTAAATATAGGTTTTTCAACCCGGTTCATCCATTTTTAGGACTACCTGTTAAACATTTCCACCTTTTTGTTACTGCCGCTTTGGGATATAATTTATCCATCAATCGGGTTGCATTACAAAACGAATCGTATTTACAAAACAACCCTAGTAGAAATGGCCTGGCTTATGGAGTATGGCCTGGAATTCATTACCAAATGGATGACAATTTAGGAATGGATTTGGAAGCCGGATTTAGCAATATAGGATATGTTCGATTTGGAATAAATTGGAGAATCTTCACCCAACAAGAGAAGGAAATTATTCCAAGCACCAGAAACACCAGCTTTATTAAATAA
- a CDS encoding PKD domain-containing protein, with amino-acid sequence MKNFLKYSYKTGGLVTLLLSFSTLIFAQAPTANFTIGTTEGCATLVVQLNNTSTGGPFSNVSWDFGNGNTLSGNPALNPVLNNPTITYPTAGTYTVSLTVTNGSGTDTEIQTSAITVFGRPTANFSASSTSGCASFTPDFTDLSTIGGSGSPIVSWTWNFGNGQFGTGSNPTNPTYNQSGVYTVSLNVTDANGCENTLTLSNYITITGPNASFSATPTSSCTPPLTVNFTNNSTPAGNLTYAWDFGNGNTSTSATPPSQTYTNSQNYTVSLIVTDNLGCTDSAGQIITLQPYQAEFLFPTSGCIPFQAAFSNASDPGTNSFQWNFGDPGSGNQNQSFSQNPSHIFNTPGVYTVRLIGRNLQNCTDTVTHQVTVYDLPQINASPADSFGCSLPFTTTFQDQTNGATTWNWSFYDSDDQLLGVGNTQNAPFTFTEEDTYYFILSVVDNHGCSETDTIPNAVRILLPEAHFTTDTQGGCFPLPVNFTDSSTFTPAANSWSWNFGDGSSGNGPITSHVYPDTGIFDVILTVTNSLGCTDTTLVQIKVGQKPTAIFSYNPDSVCFRTQIHFTDESTGPISDWQWSFGSNQQNPTTTLPDTGYNDVTLTINHNLCYDDTTVTNAIYYIPPKAIIALPDSVFCKEEHPVFVQPRDSSQLRGPGIFHWDFGFSGVDNDTSNLQNPAGMTYTDPGEYTIQLIVKDTETGCVDTASKKVILDKFEVLPTVITSTGCQPFNAQFIGLFNDVIITSVQGYVWNFGDSPFSFPTTDANLSHMYTSSGTFTAQVTAINSFGCSDQATVDVTVSQRPVAQISSSTALVCAPGQGIFNDASTAGPGQTITSWHWRNRQNIQGSNSTFTTNYAFVYQDTISLYVTDGAGCNSDTVFFPVQVSRATAAFVAPPQVCNNSAFVCNSTQSGGPGPIQYTWDFGDGTTENIPNPSHSYQVNTTTTFPIELIVTDNFGCKDTVVNNVMVSSPQADFSAGLTVSQCPPFFAEIFNNASSDAVQITYLWDDGTNPTLQNGIDISDTVSHVFSTPGVYTVTQIVTTQAGCRDTLILPDLIKVGGPAASFSFSPTNSDCAPVTVTFTTNGVANVEQFYWVFGDGSIDTTSGPSVTHTYNIAGDFAPVVIIRDSLDLNAGDTVYCSVTVLGDILSIRGPILSFEADSTKLCGPYGVTFTNNTSIPTGINVTSWLWNFGDGSTSSDANPGTHQYTTAGNYTVTLTATTSGGCVYSLPIPNFIEFFQGPPLSFPSINLSQCPDACIDLNVNFAGLPLGVTNYEWNLIDTTIPNQPSVSWCYTKTGLYEPTLMVDFSNGCSFNYNTNAIVNVWNTPIASFTSFPILAGNKIKAMEFTNTTLNSDSIVWNFGDGSPSEFTETVTHAFNDTGWYDVQLIAFSDSGCADTAVFKLHVEESIQVPNVFTPNGDGFNDQFQFNIPGDTECLTLDVYDRWGKLKFHTDKFNNDWNGTDQKGNKLNPDTYFYILNFCRRFTINGFVMIIYEN; translated from the coding sequence TTGAAAAATTTCTTAAAATACAGCTATAAAACAGGTGGGCTAGTTACCCTGCTTTTGTCTTTTTCCACTTTAATTTTTGCTCAGGCCCCAACAGCTAATTTTACGATCGGCACTACAGAAGGATGTGCAACTTTGGTTGTTCAATTAAACAATACAAGTACCGGAGGTCCTTTCTCTAACGTTAGCTGGGATTTTGGCAATGGGAATACCTTAAGTGGAAATCCGGCATTAAATCCTGTTCTTAACAATCCTACCATCACCTATCCAACTGCAGGTACTTATACAGTGAGTTTAACAGTAACCAATGGATCAGGAACGGATACTGAAATTCAAACCTCTGCCATAACTGTTTTTGGCAGACCTACAGCGAACTTTTCGGCTAGCAGCACCTCAGGTTGTGCATCATTCACGCCTGATTTTACTGATTTATCTACAATTGGTGGTAGCGGTTCCCCGATTGTTTCTTGGACCTGGAACTTTGGAAATGGCCAATTTGGAACAGGTTCCAATCCGACTAATCCAACCTATAACCAATCTGGGGTTTATACTGTTAGCCTAAATGTTACTGATGCAAATGGATGTGAAAACACCCTAACACTAAGTAATTACATTACAATCACCGGACCTAATGCCTCCTTTTCAGCAACTCCAACTTCTAGTTGTACCCCTCCACTAACCGTTAATTTTACAAACAATAGCACCCCGGCAGGAAATTTAACTTATGCCTGGGATTTTGGAAATGGAAACACCAGTACAAGTGCCACACCTCCATCCCAAACTTATACGAATTCCCAGAATTATACCGTTTCTTTAATTGTTACAGATAATTTAGGATGTACAGATTCAGCGGGTCAGATAATAACCTTGCAGCCATATCAAGCAGAATTTCTCTTCCCCACCAGTGGATGTATCCCTTTTCAAGCCGCATTTAGCAATGCTAGCGATCCAGGCACCAACAGCTTTCAATGGAATTTTGGAGATCCCGGATCCGGAAATCAGAACCAATCCTTTTCACAAAACCCTTCCCATATTTTCAATACACCTGGGGTTTATACCGTTCGTTTAATTGGAAGAAACCTTCAAAACTGTACCGATACAGTCACCCACCAGGTAACGGTTTACGATCTTCCACAAATTAATGCTAGTCCTGCCGATAGCTTTGGCTGTTCTTTACCTTTTACCACAACCTTCCAAGACCAAACCAATGGTGCTACTACTTGGAATTGGTCATTTTATGATTCTGATGATCAATTATTGGGTGTTGGGAATACCCAGAATGCACCATTTACTTTTACCGAGGAAGACACTTATTATTTTATCCTTTCCGTTGTAGATAATCATGGTTGTAGCGAAACAGACACCATACCGAACGCTGTTCGAATTCTGCTGCCGGAAGCACATTTTACCACTGATACCCAAGGAGGTTGTTTCCCTCTTCCTGTAAATTTCACTGATTCTTCAACCTTTACTCCTGCAGCCAACAGTTGGTCGTGGAATTTTGGCGATGGAAGTTCAGGTAATGGCCCAATTACTTCCCATGTCTATCCTGACACCGGAATTTTTGATGTAATTCTAACTGTTACTAATTCACTTGGATGTACTGATACAACGCTCGTTCAAATAAAAGTAGGACAAAAACCTACTGCTATTTTTTCCTATAACCCGGATAGTGTTTGTTTTAGGACCCAAATTCATTTTACAGATGAAAGTACCGGTCCAATATCTGATTGGCAATGGAGTTTTGGATCTAATCAACAAAATCCAACAACTACCCTTCCGGATACAGGCTATAACGATGTTACTTTAACCATTAATCATAACCTCTGTTATGACGACACTACCGTTACTAATGCCATTTATTACATTCCTCCAAAAGCAATTATCGCTCTTCCGGATTCCGTATTTTGTAAGGAAGAACATCCTGTTTTTGTGCAACCCAGAGATTCTTCCCAATTAAGGGGACCAGGCATATTTCATTGGGATTTCGGATTTTCCGGTGTTGACAATGACACATCAAACCTTCAAAATCCGGCTGGAATGACCTATACTGATCCGGGAGAATATACCATTCAATTAATTGTGAAAGATACTGAAACAGGTTGTGTGGATACGGCAAGCAAAAAGGTAATACTCGACAAATTTGAGGTACTTCCTACTGTTATCACCTCTACCGGTTGCCAACCCTTTAATGCCCAATTTATTGGATTATTTAATGATGTAATTATTACCTCTGTTCAGGGATATGTTTGGAACTTTGGAGATTCCCCCTTTTCATTTCCTACAACGGATGCAAACCTAAGCCACATGTATACCAGCAGTGGTACATTTACAGCCCAGGTTACTGCTATAAACTCCTTTGGGTGTAGTGACCAGGCAACCGTAGATGTAACTGTAAGCCAGCGACCTGTTGCACAAATTTCTTCTTCAACTGCCTTAGTTTGTGCACCAGGACAAGGAATTTTCAATGATGCATCAACTGCCGGACCAGGTCAGACTATTACTTCATGGCATTGGAGAAACAGACAAAATATTCAAGGATCAAATTCAACATTTACCACCAATTATGCCTTTGTTTACCAAGATACCATTTCCTTGTATGTAACAGATGGTGCAGGATGTAACTCTGATACAGTTTTCTTCCCTGTTCAGGTTTCTAGGGCAACTGCAGCATTTGTTGCTCCTCCACAAGTTTGTAATAATTCCGCCTTTGTTTGCAACTCCACCCAATCCGGTGGTCCCGGCCCAATTCAATACACTTGGGATTTTGGAGATGGCACAACTGAAAACATTCCAAACCCTTCCCATTCCTACCAAGTTAACACAACCACCACCTTTCCAATTGAATTAATTGTTACTGATAACTTTGGATGCAAGGATACGGTAGTGAACAATGTGATGGTTTCAAGTCCACAGGCAGATTTTTCGGCTGGATTAACCGTTAGTCAATGCCCGCCATTTTTTGCTGAAATTTTTAATAATGCCAGCTCAGATGCTGTTCAAATTACCTATTTATGGGATGACGGAACTAACCCCACATTACAAAATGGAATTGATATTTCTGATACCGTTTCCCATGTATTCTCTACACCCGGTGTATACACGGTAACTCAAATTGTTACTACCCAAGCCGGCTGTAGAGATACACTTATTCTACCTGATTTAATAAAAGTAGGTGGACCAGCCGCCAGCTTTTCATTTTCTCCTACCAATAGTGATTGTGCTCCAGTAACGGTAACTTTTACAACCAATGGAGTAGCCAATGTTGAGCAATTTTATTGGGTATTTGGTGATGGTAGTATTGATACTACATCCGGGCCTTCAGTTACCCACACCTATAACATTGCAGGAGATTTTGCCCCTGTTGTAATTATTCGGGATTCGCTTGATTTAAATGCCGGCGATACCGTATATTGTTCAGTAACTGTCTTAGGAGACATTTTATCTATTCGAGGTCCGATCCTTAGTTTTGAGGCCGATTCAACTAAATTGTGTGGACCATACGGGGTTACCTTTACTAATAATACCAGCATTCCAACCGGAATTAATGTTACTTCATGGCTTTGGAATTTTGGAGATGGAAGCACTTCTTCCGATGCCAACCCTGGCACTCACCAATATACAACTGCAGGTAACTATACCGTTACCCTAACTGCTACTACCTCCGGAGGTTGTGTATATTCTTTACCAATTCCCAATTTTATTGAATTCTTCCAAGGTCCACCGCTTTCGTTTCCAAGCATTAACCTGAGCCAATGTCCTGACGCATGCATTGATCTTAATGTAAATTTTGCAGGTCTGCCATTGGGGGTAACCAATTACGAATGGAATTTAATTGACACTACTATTCCGAACCAACCAAGTGTAAGCTGGTGTTATACCAAAACCGGACTCTATGAACCAACACTGATGGTAGATTTTAGCAATGGTTGTTCTTTCAATTACAATACCAATGCCATTGTCAATGTTTGGAATACACCAATTGCATCGTTTACCTCCTTCCCCATTTTAGCAGGAAATAAAATTAAAGCGATGGAATTCACCAACACAACCCTTAATTCCGATAGCATAGTTTGGAATTTTGGGGATGGAAGTCCTTCTGAATTTACTGAAACTGTTACTCATGCCTTCAATGATACCGGTTGGTACGATGTTCAATTGATTGCATTTTCGGATAGTGGTTGTGCCGATACCGCTGTTTTCAAACTTCATGTCGAAGAATCTATTCAAGTTCCCAACGTTTTTACACCCAACGGTGACGGATTTAACGACCAATTTCAATTTAATATTCCTGGAGATACAGAGTGCCTTACCTTGGATGTTTACGACAGATGGGGTAAACTAAAATTCCATACCGATAAATTTAACAACGATTGGAACGGTACAGACCAGAAAGGAAACAAACTCAATCCGGATACCTACTTTTATATTCTGAATTTTTGCCGCAGATTTACCATTAACGGCTTCGTTATGATTATTTACGAAAATTAA